ACAGTGTTACTGTGTTAGGATGGTTAATCCAGATAATAAACTATATGTATATGTGAACTATATAAATCAAACCGACATCCAGTGATACAGAAGAAAAACTAAACCCTGACTATAATCCAATTAAACAGATTGTTTACGCTCATGCTCATCCTCTTTTTAAGTGAGTATCACTTTTACTCTTGCCATTATATTAGCTTTTTGGAGCCAAGTTTCTCATGAGAAAGTTGGATTAAGAGTGTAGCAAACTTTAAATTGTAGGTCATATTAAATAATGAGAAGTGTACAAGTgagtataaatatatacaagtGTTTGATCATATCTCTCCAGCATTTGTTTGAGTAAATTTCAGGAGTTTCTTTAttgtttttactaatttttttaaagagagagaaaggaaaaacGAAACAAAGCATATCCTAAGCAAacaaatctcttttatttaggTAATCTAATCTCCAGGATTAAAAGTTAGCTTTCTGATTGTAATATATTAAAGTGGTCTAAACAACAAATGACCAGTATTTGACTTGCTATTACCCATGGACGTTATAACAAGTATACCCAATGCAGCTATGAGAAGATACTGCAagaagaagattaaaaaaatgacACAGAGTGTTCATTGTGGATTGGACATAGAGTGAGAAAAGAGAATGTATTAACCTTGATGATAGGCTTTTCTGTCATGATTATAGTCACCCATCCAACATAAGGCAAGAAGCTGAAGCAGGCACAAAGGTAAAACCATTTATGAGTAACTACAGCTTTTGGTTTACTTTACACACTATACACTTATGTGATTAAAGTAAATTAATTATCCTACAGCACGACTCATTACATGATGTCGATGAAGCCAAAGCTGACCTTTAGCATAGAGAATTCTATCATGGTCAAGGTTATTGTCAcctgtaaacaataaaaatgaaaatgtaaATGGGCGTTGAATGATAACAATATGATAAACAACTCACACtcaattcaaataaataaaaccaGAACCTTTGGTCAAAACAACGATTTCTCCAGTACTTTCCCTTTCGTGAACCTGTAATGTAATGAACCCCCAAAGAATCAGAATCATCTAGGTGCTACAATCTAAGCACAGGGAGATGATAATGAGGAGATCTATAGAAAAAGTTACCTTAATGACACGATGGACAATTGGAATATCACGACCCTGAAAAGAGAAGCatgaataaaaatacaaatgaggTGAAAGGTTCATGCATAAgtaagcaaaacaaaaaatgagAAAGGGAAACTTGCATCAATATTGAAAACAACACTTTCGCCAGCTCGGATGGGGTCATTACTCATGTGCAAGAACAATATATCCCCCTACTAGGTATCATATTCACTATGAGTAAGTAGGGGATTCACTTCCAGTTACACATCAAAGCTTTCCATGTTATCAAAGCAGACGTCACAATCATCCCTACCAgacaaaaaataacatataccaAGAGATTAGGGTGTCAAGTGGGTTTCTAAATGGAGACGTTGATAgtataaactcaaataaaaccatgccaaaatattttaaacattgttataattttaaaataatcaaattacaaataattgactgaacttaattatttttaaccacaaactatttttatttgttttggaaTAAATACAATACGGGAAAAGAAAATCACAATTTTGAATAATATCGTTAGCTTTggtatttttttgataaaaccgGAATGAAATATACACCTTTCATAAGAAACCAAAAAGAAGTAAAAGGTAATTAAAACTTCTTTAAGAATTGAGAAAATTTGGATTAAGAAAGTTTGACCACATAAAATTGTTACCAAAATAAAATGGTTGAATTTTACTATAAGAAGACCACCTCCCTTCTATGCAACACATACAATACCTAGATTCCTTTAAAGAAGGCTTTTGTTTacatctataaataaattattcattactATCCAACTATTTAAAATCTCCCAGATTATATCACCTTTACTGCTTTACATTACATTACTTTGTATTCCAAATAGTTTTTCAGTTTTCAACGATCTTGTTTTTGTGTGGTTTTTGTTGACCTTTCAAGATTTTCACCCCAAAAAAATGAATGATTATGATGGAAACTTTATGGATGATTTGTCCCCACTGTCCAGTCCTCGCATAAGAGAGGCATTAGCAATGCTGGATCAAAACGAAAATGGTCTAAATCCGATCAGCAAGGCGTTCCCTCAAACCCACATATCACCTGATCCTCAGTCTGAACAAAGATCTGGTGGTCTCCGCAACAGAATGGTAGGATTTGATATTCCATCGCTCGAGATAGAGAGCATCAGTCCATTTGCTAATTCGTTCCGGAACCCGATTCTTGTTCCCTCTCCTATCCTCGTAATATCTCCAGGATTCAGTCTCTCTCCATTTTTGCAATCTCCAAATATGTTGTCTAACTCTTCTTCACAGGTAAGTAACAATGTCTTTAATAAGTCTAAGATTGATCTCTTACACGTGATATATATTATTgtctccaaaaataatattaatatatgattaaccTAACTGTTTATTGTCTTTGTGTAATTTATGTTTCCAGATTATCCCTCCGTGTCCAATCCCTAATGATGCGCCTCCTGAGACGGTGGAAAGTTCTGGTGATGCCCATGCAACAATGATTATATCCAACAACAATCTTCCTCATCAGCCAATCGACGTTGATCTGCCTACTCAAGGAGGTAATAGAGTTTCTAGTGTCTAGAGTTTGCTTCAGTTTAGATTTTCcgaatattaatatatttctttttacatGTAAAACAGGCTCTGATGATATTCCAATGGAAAAATCTGTTTATATCACATCTCATGAATCTAATGTTGATCCCACTGGTCCTCCTTTAGTCCCTTCTTTTGATTCTGATGTTGTTGCTGAAGCTGATTTTATGAACACTATCTCCCTTGAAAGTGGTAGCAAAGATAATGACAAGGACAGAGAATACAACCAAGAGGAAGACAAAGTCAAAGATCACAACGTTGTTATAGAACCTCCATCTCGAAAGAGAAAGTTCCAAGTCAACATTGAGTaatcaatatataataataataataaaactatatattaactcaatttataattgatatgtttaataataaaatttacctGAATTACATAATTCCTCGCAGGGAAAATATGGTATCAAACATTATTGGAGTCACAAGACCAAAAAACAAGACCCAAAGTGTCATAATTCAGGTTGAAAACGAAGAAAACCATCCTGACGATGGTTTTCGCTGGAGAAAATATGGTCAAAAAGTTGTCACAGGGAATCCAAATCCAAGGTTATATATTTCTTTCACTTCAAAATTAGTCAGGcattttgacaaaaaatattatatatttattttggtgtAAATGGTAATCGCCACTGGTAATCGCAGGAGTTACTACAGATGCACATACACTGGGTGTAAGGTGACGAAGCATGTGGAGAGAAGCGTAGACAATGTGAAGTTAGTGGTGGCTACATACGACGGGATACATGAGCATGTTCCACCACCTGAACGCATAAGCCAATCCAGTAGAAAGAATAAATCCGGTTCGTCTATGTCTCAAGATCCTAGCATGCAAACCCTTGGGTTAGGTATGCTGCATTCTTCCGTTTCGACCTCTCAGCTTTTGCCCTCTCCCTTGGCCCCACAAATGGATATGATGCAATACTATATGGATGGACTCTCTAAGCTTCCAAGTTTACCGGTTAACAGGAGTCATGGTGTTATGAACCAGAATGATGAACCAAAGATTGATCTTGTGATACCAGATGGTACAGAAGGTTTTCAAGGAGATAAGGAAGCGACTATTTCGTAACTGTGGTATCATCCTTTAGATGGGGAAAACATTAAccaaaagataaaaaagaaagatgtaaaccgttttttaattattatatccTTATCTTATAGTTATAAACAATAATGAACAAAGATATACAAAAATCTTGTACTTATCCCTTTCATTATGGTTTTTAATGCATATTATTCTTGAGTTGACCTAATTATTTTCCAATAATGACAGTCTTATGTTAATCCagataataaattatatgaCATGTGAACTATATAAGTCAAACCGACATCCTGTTATACAGTAGAAAAACTAAACCGTGACAATTGTACAAACAGATTGTTTACGCTCAGGCTCATCCTCTTTTAAGTGAGTATCACTTTCACTATTGCTATTATAATTGCTTTTTGGGgccaagtttttttcttttaaaaaacttttttggAGCCAATTTTCTCATGAAAATTTTGGATTAAGAGTGTCAAAATTTAAATTGTACTTCTTATTAAATATGAGAAGTGAACAAGTGAATATAAATAtcacttatatattaattgatgatctttaaaaaaaatataatcttagtTTTGTACTAATTACAAAGTGATCTTGCTTATGTGTCACTCCCTTAAGCATTTTAATTGCTGATATGGTATCATTACAAAGAGTTTACCTAAACCTTAGTGTAATATAATTAAGCTCTAGCGTAATACATACGAATCAAATCATTTACTACCTAACTAGCTTAAGACCCGCGCAATTGCGTGGGAtgaaagttatatataaaaatatttgtttatgtattattatttatttgtattcatttacgtattatgtatataattaaattagagtaaacacgtaaatcaaaacaatacatcttgtttatttaggatatttttttgtaaataaatcaaaacaatcattttatttattatatatggtatataactaaatttcaatgacatggacatagatatatagtatattttaatataaatattttattattgagaatttatACTCAtgtgataaacacaaaatttctaatgtgcaatttttttaatgcaaatttcaaaattaaaatattaatgtttcAAAACTTTTCCAACACAATTTatgaaattatcatatttaaatatttttctatgttatatagtttaattttaaactatattaatatataatatgaatgtctagtaaaGGAGGATTCATATTCATACAAtgtgatcatttgtatcttgttattaccaaaaaaaattaaactattgatcacaaaattttagtgtgaggcatttaacgtttttagtaatttataatcattttaaaaattcaaaatataacatataagaaaaaaaaatttgtttattatatgcttaatgtggttgtttaatattttttaataatataaaattaaaaaaaaaggagctaagatacaaaaattattatcaaatatttattattgataatcattaattgtcatatatactttaaccaTATTAGAcaattttgtagcttttatttaaggcaagtgagaaaatattattttgcacaatatttatcaatttaatagttaatttaataaaaagcataatataagttaagatggaccaacatatttctttaagaattttgaatttcattttcatggtgacacgtggctacaaaacaatgttgtaatatttgtcaattaatttataaggGATATAACATTTCATCGTACAAAAAAAGCTGACAAACCTCGTGAGTATAAAGTAAtgatattataataaattaaatatttaatataaatttccgTAGGTAACGTTTTGATCCAAACTGAacacatacattaaaaactaagaaATGATATTGGCCCTACCGATTGCTATTCAAAGGTTCTTCAGCATAATACATAGCAAATCGCCTTTATATACCGAGTAAGGTTCTTCAGCTGTCAAACGATTCTTTCAATATCTGAACCTGAACCGTAGAGAAATGATGAACAAATCACaagagaattaaaaaaaaaaaatcatagaacGACAATACACGATGCATGTTTTCATtcgaaaaatatttgaaaatcatatcaatggaaaaaataattaatatacgGTTTGTTTATTATTGATGTTGGTTAAGACTTAAGATTCATTTTAATTTCAATTGAACCTAACCAAACTCAATCAATTTTTTTCGTTGTTTTAATGCTagaactaggataagacatgcgtcTTGCGCaaggtgagtttatttgtatatattatcgataatgttttttatatatttgatcattttatttatacatatataatgttatttgttatataactaccaacttatttttctaaggattttgaaattgattctcgtgatgacacgtgtcatggttcaaatgttgtaatgtttcttttttaatatataggggatattaaTAATACAATGCATTGGCCACAAAGACttaacaaacatatttttatggACCTGCCTCACACGATTATTAATATTTCCATCGGCAGCTTTCCcttgaaaaaaaatgataaataaaaaaaaaatttgtttaacaTAAATACCAAAACTGGTAATGATTGATTTAACATATCCTTATATTAATTTGTGATATGAACCGGTTAAATTTTAAAGCAGTACTTTTTGAAACACATGAAACTCAAAAGTAATCTGCCTTTTTTATATACTTCACTTACAgtaataattacatgattttagaACAAAAATTCTCTAGAACAAATTGAAGAAGGACCTCCCAACCATTCATGCAAATAGACATAGTTATGACCCTTTAAACAATATCATAGtacatattataaagttttttttatcaagtgACTAAATTTTTCTGGTTAAACCACGTTTGCtacatatacaatataattaataaagttGATATGAGAAAATCAGGAAGATTAACTGAAACTTGTGTAGCATTATTCTATTACAGTGGTGAATGTTCTTATTAATCAAGGTAGATAATACTAACTAGCGATAATGTTCTTGTCAATAATTTTTGTAAGTGATGtagatttgtttattttcatacaTAATGCATAGAAAATTACATGCTCTATTTTTTACAAACTTGAAGTAAAATGAGAACATTTGATAGTTATCCCTATAAAACGTATTTGTAGACGTTATTAAATAGTTATGCTtacatgaaaagaaaaaaatatacgaTAAATAATACTGATTGATTACACTATGGTTTGACATAGCATAGGTGCACATGCCGTCTTATTTTTAGACTATGTATATGTGACTGTTGAAAATTGTATTTCGCTAGGGAGTTAATTTATAAACTATGATATTTCTTAATGTCTTATAGTTCTGCCACGTCAAACTTTAGAAGGCTTAAACAACTACCACATAATTCTGCCACGTCAGACTTTAGAAGGCTTAAACAACTGCAATATATAGAATATTATGATTGCTATACAATTCTTCAGTACTAAGCAATGAATTGCCTAATAATTCTATTGAAGATTAAAAAATACTTTGGCACTAAGCAATGAATTGCCTAATAATTAACTTTCATAGTAGTTAATGCAAATGAATGTATCACATTAATCTAACTATTACTTTATATAAAACTAGGGGGTAGTCCGCGAATCACgtggaatattgttttattagtATTACGTATAATTTTTTGGAAGATGTAATTATGTGGTCATCTTTATTTGTTAAGAGCattatttggtatttttattatgttatgtagtagtagatgataggttaatatattttgtgtttgtttttttaataatgtattGTTGTGTGTATAGTAAAACTTGTTAGTTGTAAAGTGATCATCTGATATAAagcatattgaatttcaataactttgcatttaGACATTTGTTGATTCAAAAATTAACAGTTTTAACGtcataattgtattttattttattttcaaaattttcaaaattattttttttaagatgttttttgccATCTTCCCATAATTTGACGTTAACCTATCACTgcatatgtattttgtttaatTGTCCGGTGTGCGGTGTTTTTTCCAGAAATGATTGGTATGTTTTGAAATAAAGTTTTCTTCGCCTGCTTCTCATGTGAGATTATCTTCTACTTGTTCGAAATTGGGTTTATGAGTTCAAAGTTGTGCAGCTGTTTCTCACTTGTTGTAAGCTTTTCCGATCAATATTGGCTGCTTTTCTTCTTCCGATGTTAGAGACTGCATCTCCATGGGTTGGGTAGAGTTTAGGCGTCCGTGATGTTGTCTTCCATGTCGTTAGTTTTCCGTTGATAGTCCATGTTCATCTTTGTTTTCAAGATGTGGTTTTTGGTGATACGACTTATATGCTCTCTTTCATATCTCGAGGACGGCTATATGGCTTgctgatttagtttttttttctcccttTTCTCTATGTTCTTTCATTTCGTTGTATTTTACATGGTGTCTCGCTTCTTTAgtgtctctctctttctccatgTTTGTCACTCaaggtttggatagtgttttccTTCGTGTACACTCAGTAGGCTTGGAATGTTGTTTCTGATCTCAAGCTTGGGCTCTAGTTTTTGGTGGTTGGCTTCCATTCTTATATCCTCAGGTTGTTTATCTGTTTCCTCTTATTCCCTGGGTGTAGGTGTACAAAGTTAGTCTCTTGGAGttttggtcccttctatccagagctttgtggttcttcGCTGGCATGGACGCCTTGTCTGTACTtatttagtttgtgaggtgtttCTTACCTCTTAGCTGGTAGTTGAACTTTCACTGTTTTAGGCATGTGTTTTCCTGCTTCATGCTTACTTTTGCCTTCTGGTGATTATTTCGCTTTCTTGATTTTTTGCATTGGTGCTTGATCACACACATTTTTGTTCGGAGATTGCGTTGTCTCTGattttatctttctatcttttcCTGGTCTCTGCTTATTTTGGCCAAGACACTCTATGATAATGTGAGTTGAGTTAGTCTTCATTATTGATCTCCTTTCAGCTCTAGATCTTTACTTAATAAATGTTACTAtgacatatttgttttttctgtGATTGTAGAAGTTTTAGGTTTAGATAATGTTTAGATTATATTTATAATCTGTAACGAATGTTTTTTTTCAGAGCAGTTTTGGTTGCTTATGTGATGATAAATGATTAGGGTCACCCTAAT
The sequence above is drawn from the Brassica napus cultivar Da-Ae chromosome A8, Da-Ae, whole genome shotgun sequence genome and encodes:
- the LOC106437045 gene encoding probable WRKY transcription factor 10, whose amino-acid sequence is MNDYDGNFMDDLSPLSSPRIREALAMLDQNENGLNPISKAFPQTHISPDPQSEQRSGGLRNRMVGFDIPSLEIESISPFANSFRNPILVPSPILVISPGFSLSPFLQSPNMLSNSSSQIIPPCPIPNDAPPETVESSGDAHATMIISNNNLPHQPIDVDLPTQGGSDDIPMEKSVYITSHESNVDPTGPPLVPSFDSDVVAEADFMNTISLESGSKDNDKDREYNQEEDKVKDHNVVIEPPSRKRKFQVNIE